From one Lycium barbarum isolate Lr01 chromosome 6, ASM1917538v2, whole genome shotgun sequence genomic stretch:
- the LOC132644036 gene encoding uncharacterized protein LOC132644036 gives MIDNYKDWHEQLPYALLGYRTTAKTSTGATPYLLGYSTEAVIPAEVEIPSHRIIQEAKLDDADWIRKRYEQLALIDEKRMIAVCHGQLYQQRMVRAFNKRVRTWVFQIRQLVLKFIFPNHEEYKGKFTPTWQGPYMVRKVLSGGAVVHAEMDGQEWPKAINSDAIKRYCV, from the coding sequence atgattgataactacaaagattGGCATGAACAATTGCCTTATGCATTGCTAGGATACCGCACTACGGCCAAGACCTCGACTGGAGCCACTCCGTACTTACTGGGGTATAGCACCGAAGCAGTGataccagccgaagtagaaatcccttcacatCGGATAATACAAGAAGCTAAGTTGGACGATGCGGATTGGATCCGTAAAAGGTATGAGCAGCTAGctctgatagatgaaaagaggatgatcgCTGTTTGCCATGGTCAACTGTACCAGCAAAGGATGGTGCGTGCTTTCAACAAGCGTGTGAGAACTTGGGTGTTTCAAATTAGGCAATTGGTACTCAAATTTATATTCCCTAATCacgaagaatacaaaggaaagttcaCACCAACCTggcaagggccctatatggtACGAAAAGTGCTCTCCGGGGGAGCCGTGGTGCatgctgaaatggatggtcaagagtggccaaaAGCAATAAATTCAGACGCCATCAAAAGATACTGCGTGTAA